GAGATATACAGGATTAGAGGGGGTATCAAGGGGTTCTTCCCCGGATTGGGACCTGCTCTGTTAAGATCCTTCCCAGCTAACGCGGCTACTTTCTTGGGGGTCGAACTGACCCATTCTCTATTTAAGAAACTTAATGTATAATGTTCAACCTGCGTGTAAGTGCCAGCCCTTTGGTTTTGTCATGCCGTTAACGGTGTAAAATTTCGTAGTGCACGAATAACTTTTCCAAGTGAAGTCATCCTTCGGGTTGCAATCACACTTGTGGTTCAATCTGACATCTTCGTCCACGGGACATTGGTGGAAAGGTGGATGATAGTAACCCATGGAGTCGAAGTGATGAATCTCACTACGGTCTAGGAAAAGTGCAGCTGCAATTGAGTGAACAGGTGCATCTCCCCATCTCTCGTAAAAGAATCCACCGGCTTGGTCCAACCAATCAAAATAGTCACTGTAGGCCTTACTACGCCATAGATCTAGTGATGCGATCTCGAAATTTGACCAGAAATGACACAAGTTATAAGTGtcaccatcatcatcactgaTGAAATCCAACATGTTATTCTTTGCCAAATGCTCGGGATGCGCGGTCATAAATTCTTTTGTAGTATCCCACAAGGTCTTGATCGTGCCGACATATTCCTTGATGGAGAAGGTAAACGCGTACTTCTTGTAGTAATCCTTCATAAACTTGAAAACATCATAGTCAATATCACAGTACAATTTGATATCGGGTTCCACACGCCAATACCAGTCATAGTCCTCCATTAATGGGTGCCTATAAAACAAACCCGATTCGTAACGACACATAAACCTGTAAGGAATCGAATCACCATAAATTATTCCATCCTCTTTCATCTGATTTCTGGTCTCGGCTGCTTTTTCCTTGTCAATATGTGGTGGGAAAGTCCACTGTTCCTTTGGAATCAATCCATACTTAGTTTTACCACTGACCATCGACGTAGTAACCCTCTGGAACTCTTCTgtaaactcttcatcattcagAAAAACCCAATCGTACTGAAACTTATGATTGAAACGGTCCTCTACAGATTTGATAGCTGGAAGTAGAGAATAAAGATCAGAGTTACGTGCCAAAGTTACAAATGTGGccttttctttcttcccAGTGTACTTTGGGTACTTAATTTCATCGACTTTGTATTTGCCAGACTTGATAGCACCaccagaagaaagtgaacTAGAACCGCTAAAGCTAGTACCGTTAAATATCACGAGAAGTGTCAATAAACCAATGACAGTGAGCCCTAACAGCTTCACAAACCGCTCCTTTCCCTGAGGAATTTTGAACTCCGCCATTTTCAGACCTCTCCCAACAGACGGAACTATGAATCACTGAGCCAGTGGTATTCCAATTGGATCTCAATGGCTGCCAAAGTGTTGCAAAATATCGATATCAATAAGCCTACTTTTGTTTATGGACTCTCGGCCTTTATGGCTGTGAAAAATCGTGGGTTACGGCGAAAAGTTTTAAGATGAACTTATTAAAGATGAACGGGGttcattcaattgaaggatatTAAAGTCGTCTATTGATTATCAGTGTCGGCCATCATTCCGCCCTTTCGATCAGGCGCCCAAAGTTGTGTGATGGATGTTAAAAAGAGGTCTATATCCTCTTCAATAGTGGACTTCTTTCGGAAACCTGCAGACGGGGATATTAGAGCGTACGACAGTGAGAGTGTTGGTGTTGGAGCAACTCGTGAGCCAGCTGATGAGAATGGAGCTAATGATACTAGTATGGGATTCCAAGGTTCTATTTATTCAATGAATGGAGATATCGCTCCgccaaattttcaagactCTATGATACTTTATGAGACAGGGGCAGGGACTGACACTCAAGTAAGGCCGCCAATCTTACCTATTTTACCAGTTCAGAGATTGAGATTACTGAGGCAGAAGCAGGAATGGAGAAGGAAATTAACTGCCGGCATGCTTGGTTCGTTGCCCGTTCCAATGGTCTCCGATATCAGCGTACTGAACCCCATTTACTCTCGTGAATCTTCCTCTACGCCCTCACCAGTGAAGAATACACTCAAGAAGGATGCGGCTGATGGTCtaaaaagtttgaagcGGAAGAAAGTTTCCAATGTGCGAAGTAAAGGAACAAAATGGACCGCTGACTTTGATTACGATCTTTCGGAGTATGACAACCATAAGGCGGAGGCCAAGGCCATAACAAATGATACAACCGACTACCATATGGATTCACCGACACTTTCGATGACGAAACGTTCCACCCTGCCAAAGGAATATCCACAGGATGTCAATACCAATACATTGTCAAAGACCCAGAGAGATTTATTGCTGAAGGGACA
Above is a window of Torulaspora delbrueckii CBS 1146 chromosome 6, complete genome DNA encoding:
- the KTR1 gene encoding alpha-1,2-mannosyltransferase KTR1 (similar to Saccharomyces cerevisiae KTR1 (YOR099W); ancestral locus Anc_2.185) — protein: MAEFKIPQGKERFVKLLGLTVIGLLTLLVIFNGTSFSGSSSLSSGGAIKSGKYKVDEIKYPKYTGKKEKATFVTLARNSDLYSLLPAIKSVEDRFNHKFQYDWVFLNDEEFTEEFQRVTTSMVSGKTKYGLIPKEQWTFPPHIDKEKAAETRNQMKEDGIIYGDSIPYRFMCRYESGLFYRHPLMEDYDWYWRVEPDIKLYCDIDYDVFKFMKDYYKKYAFTFSIKEYVGTIKTLWDTTKEFMTAHPEHLAKNNMLDFISDDDGDTYNLCHFWSNFEIASLDLWRSKAYSDYFDWLDQAGGFFYERWGDAPVHSIAAALFLDRSEIHHFDSMGYYHPPFHQCPVDEDVRLNHKCDCNPKDDFTWKSYSCTTKFYTVNGMTKPKGWHLHAG